The genomic segment tatgtttgagatttgTTATTATAACTTATGTCCTTAAACAGAGGCGCAGACcctaatggaaccctattccctagggCCCTGGCCAAAGGTAGTGCACAAtctagggaataggttgccatttgggcgCATCCAGCGAGGCCAAACACAGATAACAAGCTGATACTCCCCCGCCCAATACAATACAGATCACCTTGCCTACATTAAGCATAGAAGCCCAACCAGTTGATATTGTGGTGTCTTCTGTACTTTAGCTACAGGTGTACAATATTAGTGATCGTAGTAGAAGGACTTGCTCAATGACTCGCCAATGAAGCCCCAAATTATTTAGGCATTAGTGGTTTTTACTTGTACATAAGGTCTTATTTGTGCAGTTTACTTGTTTagtatttttatattatttgtagtgttctttttttaaatgatgtttcATGTACAGTACAGTGATGATGTGTTTTTCATGTGAAGAAGTTACTGATTTTGGGGGAGTTATGCTATTTAACTAATTAAAGGTATTGCTATATAACATCATGTCTAGTCTAGGTCCATTATGTAGCCTGGCCTTATGTTTGTTCAGCACCATATTTAAAATGAAATGCATTTTATATGTTGTGATTCAAAGCTGTTCTGAAGCAGGTTGTTGATGCCAGAATCCACATTTTTACAATGCCCTTTTTTGCTAATATTGTAGTTTTGCCAAGAAACCGGATTTTAGGAAACACAGAGTATCAAATAGGAACATAGTTTGCTACTTATTTTTATTTCAATTGTATTGATCCATTTTGGTTTTCTCTAAACTGGTTTTGCTGCTATGCAGTAATGCTCTCAAAACGTATTTTAACAACATATTATGACCCACCATAAGGTTATCTAAGTGTATGTAGCAGCTTAACGTTTCTGATATTGTCTTCACAACTGCTTGTTGTTATTTTAGTCAAATAAATGTTTAGTGTGTTAATTGTGTTTCCACTGGCATTATTGTGTATTATCTTACTAATGCAATTCCTGTCATTTTATAAAGGTAATTATAAACTAGGTCATTCGAGCCCTGGATGCtaattggctgaaagccgtggtatataaGACTTTATAAACCAGGTAGTTTggctcctggatgctgattggctgaaagctgtggtaaaTGAGactataccatgggtatgacacaATATTACTTGTTTACTGTTCCAATTAAGTTGGTAActtgtttataatagcaataaggcacctcaggggtttgtggtatatggccaatataccacggctatacaactccgcgttgcatcgtgcctaagaacagctcttagctgtggtatactggccatataacTCACCCCctaggccttattgcttaaatctaCCTGTGTTTTTAATCTCGAGCTCAGGTGAAatccccacctgcttcaagatgtccactatcatccccaTGCCCAAGAAAGGGAAAATAACTGAAAATAGtgctaccaacccgtagcacgaacttccgtcatcatgaagtgcttcgagaggctagCCAAGGACTACATCAccacctccctccctgacacactcGACCCTCTCCAATTTGCCTACCTCCCTGAAAGATCCAGGGACGACGCAATCgtcattgcactgcacactgccctcacccacctggacagaaggaatgcatatgtgaggatactgttcatcgactacagctcagcctatcaacaccatagtgccctcttaGCTCACAACTAAACGTCGGCCCTGATCTCCTCCCTATgcaaactgggtcctggacttcctgatgggcattCTCACCCCCCTCCTGTATTCCATGtatacccacgactgtgtggtcTCACACAACTCCAACTCCATCataaagtttgctgacgacacgacagtattaggcctgattaccaacaacaacgaggcagcctacagggaggaggtaggcactcggcgtggtgccaggtaaacaacctcaaCGTCAGctaaacaaaggagctgattgtggacttcaggaggtaccagactgggcaCGCGCCCATCCTCATCAACTGGGCCACCATGGAGACGGTCAAAAagttcaagttcctctgcgtacacatctccaaggagctgaaatggtcaaacccCACGGACACTGTGGTGAAGGCACAATAGCGACTCTTCAAAGTCAGGATTCTGAAGAAATTCAGTCTGTCCCCGAGGGCactcacagtgttctacaggagcaccatcaaGAAAATACTGTCGGGTTGCATCACAGCCAGGTACGGCAACTCCCCCGCCACAGAccacaaggtgctacagagggtggtacgcTCAGCTGAACGCACCactgggtgcacactgcctgaacttcaggacacctacaacaccaggtgtcacagaaaggccaagaagatcatcagggaccccAGTCACCTGTGCCATGACCGGTTCTCTCCGTTTCCATCACTCAGACGTGGGCATTAtaggagcatcatggcaaaaactgtaaaactggccaatagcttctacccACAGACCATTATCACTAGTCAGCTacctgtcccccctccccccctctattatatttgtattgttttatttcacattgtactgcattgttggagctcggAGCTCAATAATTTCACTGTACCCTGTCATTACATACATCTGCAACCCTGTACGTGTTCTCTCTAATCCAATCTAATATGTGTATTTACCGCTAGGTGGCAGTCATCACAGGTCTGTGTGTCCGTCGTCGTCAGAGAATCTAGCTACGTAGCTGGAGAAGCTCGCTTGTTGTGGTGGCTAACGACGGGAAGCATGCTACGGTTCTCAATATAGTGATATTCGCCCAATACTAGGCGAAATCTGCAGAAATGGGGAAAAGAGACAATAGAGTGGTAAGCCACGTGTTAAATAATTACAGGCATGTAGATATTTAGCTTTTTACGATAAATTGTAACGTTATGCATGAAAACAAACAAACGTGTTGGCTATAGCTAACTGGCACTGAACGCATGGGCCTGTAACGTTAGGTTTGTTAACTAGGCCctataagttagctagctaacagtagtttACGTTAGTGTGCAGACAAGTCGAATCCCATTAAAACTAGCTATATCAAAGGTGCGGAAATTTGAGTTATTTTAACATACGATATATATATCGAACGAATATAGCTAGCTAGGCAAACTAACCTGGCAGATACCGAAGAACAAGTAAACGTTAGCAGGTCGCATGAAGGACCGCTAAACGGAGCCACGCCTGAACTAACGTAGCTAACTATTTAGTTCGACATATCTAGTTATGTTATTTAGCTAGTGTATAATAATATAGCGAACTAGCGAGCACACCCTGTGCCTGTTCTGCTAACATAATCCAAAGCGCGCAGTCGGAAAAAAACAACTAACTAGCTATTACTGTAACTACGCCTGCCAACTAGGCTCGAGTTCATCACCCGAATTCGCCGGACTGGCTGTCTACGTTGTTTCTATGTTATGCATGTGTTAACATTACCATTGTATGGAAAGGCCATAGAATTGGTATTGACAGTCAAGTCAAAATTACAGATCAAACCTAGCCAGGTCAAAATATTGTGTTATTATGCTTCCAATCCTGTCTAGACTAGTGTTTCTTGTCTACGGTAGCCAGATGTCATCGTTGAGATGTCTGACTGTCTTCCTTGTTTGTTTTCAGTCATATGTGAACCCCATAGCTGCATCACGGGCCAAGGGACCTGCACCCAACGCAGGACCGTCTATCCAGGATTACCTGAGCAGACCACGGCCAACATGGTAAGCATAAGATAACACACCCAAGGACCCAGGATTTGTGCCTGGAAGGGCTCCAGGTTGTATAACTGGCGAGATGGACATACCCTCATTGATGCTACTGAATAATGTCAAGGGGCAACATGGTGGATCCTATGTGTGTACATCGGGGTGGTAAGGCTGTCTTATAGTAATAGGCTACACACTATGAAATGCTGCCTGCAAGTCACAATAAAATGTTGCTATACCCTTGAATGTTTGGACCTAGGCCTACATCACCATCAGTTGTGATCCATTGATTTTCATTGAGTGATGATGGTTTTTGTTCATCAGGGAAGAGGTGAAAGAGATCATAGAGAGGAAGAAGAAAGGCTCCAGAGCTCTGGCGGACTTTGAGGATCAAATGAACGAGGTATTGTTCAAATGTCAACAATTGTACTTTATTGACCGGTCGTTATTATGCCACAAAtccagtgttttatttttttcttacaTTCAAATATCACAATTTGCTTTGTATAGAATTGGAAGAAAGAGCTGGCGAAGAACAGAGAGAAGTTACTAGGTGGCGTTgacaaggagaaagaggagaaggagaagaaagagaagaaggagaagaaagaggtATGCTTCCAGTTCTATCCATGTCTAACGTTCTAATACAAAGATTTGTTTTAACGTATCCACCTCTCACACCAGATCTCTGTTTTGTGTTTAGAAAAAGAAGAAAGAGaagggaaagaaagaaaaggGAAAGAAATCCAACAGGGTGAGGAAAGCTGTCTCCAATGTTTTGTTGAAGACTGTTGGTATGCATTTTGCGGTAGTGGTATCTGTCATTTAAAGTGTAAGCTTTTCACAAAGGTATCTTTGTCAGTTGCTGTCTTCAAATCTAATGAGCTCTGCTTTCATTGTGTTTGGTCAAgcattcctctccctcctcctcctcatcgaGTTCTGATTCCTCTAGCAGCTCCTCCTCAGACTCTGAAGATGAGGTATGTACCAGAGTATTTGGTGACAAGTCTGTGTCAGCTTGCCATACTGTTTCCCAGCCACCCTATTGGCACCATAGAAATCTTATAAATTAGAAGTAATTGTATTTCTAAGGTAGGCATGAAGAGCTGTGTGAAGTATTGTGAATACATATTGTCAATACATATATACTGTTGATATTTTGTTTGGGTATTGGCTTCTAACCCCTTTATGAATATTGAGAAAGTAATGGATCGTATTCAATGCGTTTCCAGTTAAATATTGTCCTACTATTTCAAAGAGGGGAAATATGATAGATTGAAACTGAGTTTTTATCTGAGTTTTTATCTGATGTCTGTTTGGTCAGAATGAAAAGAAGAGTGTCAAAAAGAAACGGAAAAAGAAGCGGTCCTCCTCCAAGAAAGCATCAGAAGACTCAACTGTAGAATCGGAGCCCGACAGCAAGGTTAGTTTGATGTGGAGAGTATTCAATCTATTTCCTTACATAATGGAATGCCATTTTAATTGAAGACATTTCTGCACT from the Salmo trutta chromosome 36, fSalTru1.1, whole genome shotgun sequence genome contains:
- the fam133b gene encoding protein FAM133 — protein: MGKRDNRVSYVNPIAASRAKGPAPNAGPSIQDYLSRPRPTWEEVKEIIERKKKGSRALADFEDQMNENWKKELAKNREKLLGGVDKEKEEKEKKEKKEKKEKKKKEKGKKEKGKKSNRHSSPSSSSSSSDSSSSSSSDSEDENEKKSVKKKRKKKRSSSKKASEDSTVESEPDSKTKMEMEMKKKEKDEKSRRKKRKAEQSHKDSSSESSADSEVEEGGEPKKRKRSNEEKEKIAADKSKKKRKKKHKKHGRKKKKKTSSDVELD